In Salirhabdus salicampi, the sequence TATTGGCCTACAGATGGAGGAGAGATTACGAGCCACATCGGATGGCGTTGGGGTAGTTATCATAAAGGAATCGACATCGCTGGGGTAGAGAGTAAAGATATCTTTGCTGCAGATAATGGTGTAGTAACTTTCTCTGGAATTAGAGGAGGATATGGAAAGAGAATCGTAATTGACCATCAAAATGGTTTTGAAACAACATATAGCCATTTATCTACACTACATGTTAGTGAAGGACAATCAGTGAAAAAGGGTCAACCCATTGGATTTATAGGGTCAACCGGTAGTTCGACAGGAATCCATTTACATTTTGAAATGTACTTCGAAGAGCGATTACAGAACCCATTGGATTATTATTAAACTTAAAAGACCTCTAGCTAAAGGCTAGAGGTCTTCTATCTTTTCTTAATATAATCGTAAAAGACTTTTTTTGTAAAATACGATAAAATGACTATAAGGAAAAGCTTCGAGAGGAAGTGAATGAATATGGATCAAAAAATATTAGTCGTTGATGATGAAAAACCTATAGCTGATATTTTGCAGTTTAATTTAGTAAAAGAAGGATATGAAGTCGTTTGTGCATATGATGGAGAAGAGGCGATTCAACTAGCTGAACAAGAAAAGCCTGATTTGATTTTACTCGATATTATGCTTCCGAAAAAAGACGGGATGGAAGTATGTCGTGATATTCGTAAGAAATATAGTATGCCAATCATCATGCTAACAGCAAAGGACTCGGAAATAGATAAAGTACTAGGATTGGAATTGGGTGCGGATGATTACGTTACCAAACCATTTAGTAATCGTGAGCTATTAGCTCGTGTAAAGGCTAATTTACGACGTCATAATAAAACAGATGATGAACAAGAAAACAATCAGGATATTACAATTGGAAAATTAGTCATCCATCCAGATGCTTATACGGTAACAAGAGGCGGGGAGCAAATAGAGCTTACTCACAGGGAATTTGAATTACTCCATTATTTAGCGAAGAGCATTGGACAAGTAATGACGAGGGAACATTTATTAGAAACGGTGTGGGGCTATGATTATTATGGAGATGTTAGAACTGTAGATGTAACGGTAAGAAGACTTAGAGAAAAAATCGAAGAGAATCCAAGTAATCCTATGTGGATTGTTACGAGAAGAGGAGTAGGCTATTATTTGCGAAATCCAGAGCAGGAGTAGTGCTTTATGAAAAGGATTATCAACTTTTTCCAATCTATTCGATTTAAAATTATTATTATTTATATACTGTTACTCTTAATTGCGATACAAGTAATTGGGGGTTATTTTGCAAGACAGCTAGAGACGAAACTGTTAGAGAACTATTCACAATCCATTAATGACCGTATCCAACTGTTAACATATAGTTTAGAACAAGCCTTTTCAAGTGAACGGAGGGAAGGCTCACCAACCCTACAAGAATCGATAAGTTCAATATTATCGGATTTTGATTCAGATGTTGTAACAGAATTACAAGTGATCGATATGAATAGTAGAATTGTTGGAACAACAAACCGATTCAATAAAAGTGATATAGGGAAAAAGACGACAAGAGCAAACCGTACGTTAATTTTTGGGACTCATTCGGAAAGAAAACAACTTGATCCCAATACAGGAAATCGAAATCTCGTCATGACCGTACCTATCTTTATAAATGATGATAAGGTAGGCGGAGCGATATATTTACAAGCAAATTTAGAGAACGTTTATAACCAGTTACAGGAAATCAATAACATAT encodes:
- the yycF gene encoding response regulator YycF translates to MDQKILVVDDEKPIADILQFNLVKEGYEVVCAYDGEEAIQLAEQEKPDLILLDIMLPKKDGMEVCRDIRKKYSMPIIMLTAKDSEIDKVLGLELGADDYVTKPFSNRELLARVKANLRRHNKTDDEQENNQDITIGKLVIHPDAYTVTRGGEQIELTHREFELLHYLAKSIGQVMTREHLLETVWGYDYYGDVRTVDVTVRRLREKIEENPSNPMWIVTRRGVGYYLRNPEQE